The genomic window AATGAGATAAAGGATCTACTTGATGAATTAGAAAAAGGAAGGCATGGAATAAGAAATAGGACTATAGCTATAGTAATGCTTAACACAGGACTAAGGATAAGTGAACTATGTAGTCTTAACATACAAGATGTTGACTTCAATAATAATAAAATCTACATCTTGGGGAAAGGCTCTAAGGAAAGAATAGTATTTCTGAATAATAGTTGCATTGATGCTATTAAAGAGTATCTAATATTTAGGAGCTCAAGTGTTGATGCATTATTTCAAAGTCAGTTTAATAAAAGGATTACACCTAGAACAATTCAAATATTTATTAAAAAGGCTGTAGAAAAGCTTTGTATAGAAAAGAACATTACACCTCACGCACTTCGTCACACCTGCGCTACTTATATGCTAAAAAATAAGATTGATTTAAGGACAATACAAAAGGTGCTGGGGCACTCTAACATTTCAACCACTCAAATATATACGTTTGTTGAAGATGAACAACTTGAAAATGCTTTCTTTAGCTTGGAAAAATTTTTTTAACTCTTGATATATGACTTTGAGTGATATTTCATGTGTGTATGTGTGTCTAGATGTGATTAGGTGAATATGTATGATAGAGCAATATTATTATATATGACATTGTATGACTTTGGACTACCTCGCGGACTCGGCACGTCAACTTGCTTATGCTGCTGCTTGACTAAGTCAAACTGCAGCATAAACAAGTATAAACTATATCAAGTTAAAGGGAAGTGTAAATTAATGAATGGTGAAGTATTATGGAATAGTATTATTTCAAAACTATCTTCTTCAGGAGATGAATTACAAACTAAAACAGGCCTTTGGTTTAAAGTACAATTTAAAAGAGATAAATTATATGTAGAAGGGGCTACAAATCACACTCCATCAAGTAAACTTTCAATGAAAAGATCAATATCAAAAAAGGACTTTTTATTTGTATGTTTATATTACAATCGCTGGGTTGATAATGAGATAGGGATAAGGAATGAGGTTACAAGAAAATCAAGAAATACAGCTTATATTTTTGCACTTATAGAAAAATTTAAATAGTAAGTTCAAGAATTGTACATTAAGATAATAAAACATAATTTAATTATAAAGGAGTAGTTAGTATGGATAGCAATGGTAAGTTAAATATTAAAAATGCAGTTAATAAATTAAATCTTGTAAAACTAAATCTTGTAAAACGTATTACAGAGTCTGCAATAGGATTAGAAGGTAAAGCAATGGATCAATACGATAAAGCAATGGATATACACGATAAGCACTTTAAAGGTGCAAAAGCAGTAAGAGAAAGTAAAATACAAGAGTTAGCTGAGTTAAAACAACGAAGAGGTAAAGCGTTAGATACGTTAGAAGATATAAAAGATTTAAGTGAACGACATAAAAAGGAAAAAGAGATATATGACTACTATAAACTTCAAATAAATATAATTGAAGATGAATTAAAAGATTGTGATAAGGAGAAAATGAGAGGTTCTGGAGAAATCCGAGATAAAGCACTTGATGGATTAAAAAAAGCTACTATAGTAGTTGTAGCAGCTGCTGCTGGAGTATACGGAGCCAAAAAGTTTATTGAGCATTCTGAGGACGAATCAGAATTAGGGTACATAGGAGAACCTGATGATAATACAGAAGAGTCAGATGATGAAATATATAATCCATATGATGAAGCTGATGACGAAATATAAGAACATATAGTATTGGAGGAATAGAATTGATATTTATATTTAAAAGCTTAACAAGTCATGGATTAGTTGAAACATCAGAGCTTGTAGCTGTTGAAATGAATTTTGCACCTTGTCCTGTATTTAATTTTAGGGGTGAAGAAATAGTACCTCATCCAGAAAATCCTAGCTATGTAAGAGGTAGTTTATCAGATGTTATAATTAAATTAAGAAGCAGTGGCTATGATAGGATAGAAGAAGTGAAAATAGTAGTACAGTTGAGTGAATTAAATGAACACTACTTTAAAACTATAATCGAGGAGTTATATGAGCATGGGTTTGAGGTAAGTGTGTCTTCATTCTAAATTTAAGATATATTGAAAGATGAAGAAGATGATGCAATATAATAACCTGATATACTTAATACATAATTGTTTAAAATTGTGTATTATTCTTTGGAGGTAGGAGATTTGGCAAGATATTTGGATAGATTTACAGAAGAAGAAGTATTAAAAGTAGTAAAGGCATATTTGGTTGATGGGCTAAGTCATAGGAAAATCCAGTTTGAAATACTTGGATTACCTTCACCTGCTAGGGGTGGAGGGTTTGTTACAATGGATATTCTTCATCATTTTAATATTAATGGTGATAAAAAGGGAATTCTTGCAAAAGAAGATATAAATGATTTAATTAAAAATTCAACTGGAAACTATCTTGAAATTTTAAAAAAGATAAAGGATTACTTTAAGGAAGAAAATGAAGCTGAGAAAGTAATTAGGGGATTAAATACATATGGTACGGTTGATACTGAGATAACAGTAGAAACAAAGCAAAGAGTAGGTCAAGATAAGTTAAGAAATTATATTTTAGATATATATGAGCATAAATGTGCTTTATGTGATATTGATAAAGATGATTTACTTATTTGTAGTCATATTATACCTTGGAGAGTTGATGAACAAAATCGTTTAAATCCTAAAAATGCAATATGCTTATGTGCTCAACATGATAAATTATTTGATAAAGGATACTTCTCCCTAGACGAAAATTATAAGATTATATTTGGAATGAAGGCTGATGATATAATTATTAACCTATTAAAAGACGCGAATTTTAGAGAACCTTTACAGGATTCACCTGATAAGGAATTATTGAAAATTCATTTTAGATTATATTGTAAGTAGAGTTTGTTCAATGCAAAATGATTTTGAATTAACTGAAGATATAAATGAAATTAATTATAAAAGTTACAAAGGTAATATAAAAGTGTTACCGAATTGTATTATAAAAGTATTACAAAAGTAACACGAGGTGCATTAATATGAATAGAGAAGAATTTAAAAGCCTTTCAGACATTGAACGTATAGAGTTCTTTATATCTCAATATGAACAAGGACATTCACATAGTGATATAGTCAAGGAGCATGGATTAGCTAAGAATACTGTTGCTGACACATTTAAGCGTAATGGATATGTAAATGATAAAGCTATAGGACAATATGTACTACAAAAGTATGATGAAAGTGCTACTACCATAGAATGCTATGAAAGTAATACTAAAGTAACACAAAAGAAAGCAGTAGTACAAAAGAGTTACAATGATGTTACTTTAAAAGCAGAAATGATTAATACTATATCTTGGGTAAAGGAGCAACAAGAAAAACAACAGGAGCAAGAAGAATTATTTGCATGGATCAGAAAGCAAATGAATAATGAAAATATAATAGAGATAAGTAAGTTAGATATATCAGATGAAGCTACTAAAGGGGAAGTAGTAGGAAAAACCTTTAAAGTTTATGATGATGTTCTAGATAGGTTTAATAAGTTTTGTAACAACTATACGTACAAGAAACAGGATATATTAAGCCAAGCATTGCACGAGTTTTTAAATAAATATAATAATTAGATTACAAAGGTGGTATAATCTTCCCAAAAGGGGTGATACAATTGAAAAAACTAAAAAGTTTAAGTGTTGCATTATCATTTATGCTTGTATTTACTATGTCTATAATTAAAGCAGATGCAGCAACATTTACTAGTACATCAGCTAAAGTTTTATCTGTATATGATGGTGATACTATAACAGTTCAATTAGGCAAAAAACAAGAAAAAGTAAGGCTTATAGGAGTAAATACACCTGAGCTAAAGCCACTTCAAACATATGGTAAAGAAGCTGCTAATTATACTAAGTCTAAGTTAACAGGTAAAACAGTATATCTTACATATGATGTAGGACAAAGAGATAAGTATGGAAGATTACTAGCTTATGTATGGATTTCAAAACCTACTTCAGATAGTGCAAAAGAAATTAGGGCAAAGATGTTTAATGCTAATCTATTACTAAATGGATATGCACAAGTAATGACAGTTCAACCTAATTCTAAATATGCTAAGACATTTGCTACATTCCAAAGTGAAGCAGTAAAAGGAAAAAAGGGGTTATGGGGTAAAACAAGTCCAGCTCCAAGTAAATCAAGTACACCATCTACAAGTAAGTTAGGTGATAATTCTACTGTATACTATGTACCTAACGGAAAGTCTTATCATTCAACTAAGAGTTGCACTACACTAAGTAGAAGCAAAACTATAAAAAGTGGTAAGTTAAAAG from Clostridium cylindrosporum DSM 605 includes these protein-coding regions:
- a CDS encoding tyrosine-type recombinase/integrase, which gives rise to NEIKDLLDELEKGRHGIRNRTIAIVMLNTGLRISELCSLNIQDVDFNNNKIYILGKGSKERIVFLNNSCIDAIKEYLIFRSSSVDALFQSQFNKRITPRTIQIFIKKAVEKLCIEKNITPHALRHTCATYMLKNKIDLRTIQKVLGHSNISTTQIYTFVEDEQLENAFFSLEKFF
- a CDS encoding HNH endonuclease; its protein translation is MARYLDRFTEEEVLKVVKAYLVDGLSHRKIQFEILGLPSPARGGGFVTMDILHHFNINGDKKGILAKEDINDLIKNSTGNYLEILKKIKDYFKEENEAEKVIRGLNTYGTVDTEITVETKQRVGQDKLRNYILDIYEHKCALCDIDKDDLLICSHIIPWRVDEQNRLNPKNAICLCAQHDKLFDKGYFSLDENYKIIFGMKADDIIINLLKDANFREPLQDSPDKELLKIHFRLYCK
- a CDS encoding thermonuclease family protein; translated protein: MKKLKSLSVALSFMLVFTMSIIKADAATFTSTSAKVLSVYDGDTITVQLGKKQEKVRLIGVNTPELKPLQTYGKEAANYTKSKLTGKTVYLTYDVGQRDKYGRLLAYVWISKPTSDSAKEIRAKMFNANLLLNGYAQVMTVQPNSKYAKTFATFQSEAVKGKKGLWGKTSPAPSKSSTPSTSKLGDNSTVYYVPNGKSYHSTKSCTTLSRSKTIKSGKLKDVKRLGKSDPCNKCVK